The DNA sequence CGTCATTCCCTTTTCCAGCACCGCATGCTGATCCAGATAGCCAACACGCACATGCTTGTTCCATTCCACCTTGCCCTCATCCGGTGCAAGTGTGCCTGTTACAATATTCATAAAGGTACTTTTACCTTCACCATTTGCTCCAACCAGTCCGATATGTTCACCGGCAAGCAACCGGAAAGATACATTATTGAAAATGGCTCTGTCTCCAAAACCATGTGTCAAATTTTCTACATTTAAAATCATTCGTCTTACCCTTTTCCGTTTATTTCGTGATAAGGTTACTATACCTTATGGATAGGATTCAGACAAGATAACTTTTTCCCATTCCTTCGATTTTCTTTTTCCCCCGCCTATGCTAGAATGTGATTGCAGATGGTATTCGTGTGCGCACTTATCTACTTCTATATTTGTGTATCCTTAACATTCCCAATCAGGGGACGCTTCCGCTCGTTTCGGTCTGCAGCGGTACTAAGATGCCACTTATGTGCCATCAAGTACCGGCGACCTCAAATGCCCCTGTATTGGCAAGTTAAGATACACAAATAACATATAGGTTACGAATGCACACACGAATATCATCTGCAAATACAGCAAGAGGTGATTTTTATGATTCAGATAGATTTGATCACCGGATTCTTAGGTTCCGGTAAAACTACTTTTATAAGGAAATATGCTAAATACCTGATCGATCAGGGCTTAAACATCGGTATTCTTGAAAACGATTTTGGTGCAGTCAATGTCGATGCCATGCTGTTACAGGATATCCTTGGTGATAACTGTACACTAGAAATGGTTGCCGGCGGTTGTGATGCCGACTGTCACCGCAGACGATTCAAAACCAAGCTGATCGCAATGGGAATGTGTGGTTATGACCGCGTTCTGGTAGAGCCATCCGGCATCTTCGATATGGATGAATTCTTCGATGTCCTGCACGAAGATCCGCTTGACCGCTGGTACACGATTGGAAATGTTATTACGATCATTGATGCCACACTGGAGCAAAATCTCTCCGAGGCTTCCCGTTATCTTCTGTCTTCTCAGGTGGCACAGGCCGGCACTGTCTTATACAGTCATTCACAGGAAGCCACACCGAAACAGTTAGCCTCTACCAAAGATTATGTAAAACAGTCATTTGACATTTTACACTCTAAGTCCACACCAAAGCAGGTCGTTCTGGAAAAAGACTGGAAAGATCTGACCGATGAGGACTATAAAGCAATCCTCTCATCCGGCTATCAAGATGCCAATTATACGAAACTCTGGTTTGACGACAAACAGACCTACGACAGTCTGTACTTCATGAATATGGATTTTACAGAGGATTTCTTAAAAGAAAGTTGCCAGAAAATCCTGCACGATCCAGCCTGTGGTAAGGTCTTCCGGATTAAAGGGTTCCAGAAGCTCGCTGATGGAAGCTGGATATCCATCAACGTCACCCACCAGAAGACCGAGATCAAACCGATCCCAAATGGACAAGCCATCCTGATCGTCATCGGCGAAGGATTAAATCAGGAAGCTATAGAAGGATATTGGGGAAAATCGAAACCTTGAGTAAATTTTCTCTATATTTTCTCCCCTCTCTGTGGTATTCTCTTATAGGGCACTTCATTTTCTTAAGTGTCCACCGTATATTGATTAATTTACGAAGGAGAATTTCAAAAAATGAAACGCATTGGCTTCGACAATGACAAGTACCTGTCCATGCAGTCTGCGCATATCAGGGAACGTATCGAACAATTTGGAGATAAACTGTATCTGGAATTTGGCGGCAAATTATTTGACGACTATCATGCCTCCCGCGTACTTCCGGGATTTGCACCGGACAGCAAATTACAGATGCTCTTACAGCTTGCAGATCAGGCAGAAATGATCATCTCGATCAACGCCGCTGATATCGAGCGCAATAAGATCCGTCACGATCTGGGAATCACATACGATCAGGATGTTATCCGTCTGATCGATGTATATAAAAAGAAAGGGCTATATGTCAGCAGCGTGGTCATCACACGATATGCCGGACAACCATCTGCCGATATTTTCCAGAAGAAACTGGAAGCGATCGGCATCAAGGTCTACCATCACTATTCCATCGAGGGTTATCCGAATAACATTGACTATATCGTAAGTGATGAGGGCTATGGAAAAAATGAGTATGTAGAGACAACCCGTCCGCTTGTCATTGTTACCGCACCGGGTCCGGGAAGCGGCAAGATGGCGACCTGTCTGTCACAGCTCTACCATGAGAACAAGCGTGGCATCAAGGCCGGCTATGCCAAATTTGAGACTTTCCCGATTTGGAATATCCCACTTAAGCATCCGGTCAATCTGGCTTATGAAGCTGCTACCGCAGACTTAAACGATGTCAATATGATCGATCCATTCCACCTGGAAGCTTATGGGGAAACAACCGTCAACTACAATCGTGATATCGAGATCTATCCGGTTCTGGCTTCCATGTTCGAAGGGATCTATGGTTACTGTCCATACAAATCCCCGACCGATATGGGGGTAAATATGGCGGGAAACTGCATCATTGACGATGAAGCCTGCAGAGAAGCGTCCAAGCAGGAAATTATCAGACGATATTATCAGTCTCTGAACCGTTTCGTTAAAGACGAAGCGACCAAAGACGAAGTATACAAACAGGAACTTATCATGAAGCAGGCGAAGATCACAGTCAATGATCGTGCTGTTGTTCCGGTTGCAAATAACCTTGCACAGGAAAATGGTTCCGCCGCCGCAGCCTTAGAACTGCCGGACGGAACGATCGTTACCGGTTCCACTTCCGATCTGCTCGGTCCTGCATCTGCTGTATTGTTAAATGCAATTAAGGTACTTGGAAACATTGATAAGAACACGCATCTGATCTCACGTACCTTTATTGAACCAATCCAGCACTTAAAGACCGGATACCTCGGCAGCAAGAATCCTCGTCTTCATACCGACGAAGTTCTGATCGCATTATCCATGTGCGCTGTCTCCGATCCAAATGCAAAGCATGCATTAGAACAGCTTCCAAAGCTGTCCGGCTGTCAGCTCCATGTATCATCGATCCTGTCCGCAGTCGACATGACAACCTTTAAGAAGCTCGGCATCGAACTTACAAATGAAGCCGTATACGAAGGTGCTGCTACGCAGGAGAATGCATAAAGGATCATAAAAAGCCAGATAAACACAATAACTAATGTTTATCTGGCTTTTTTATCTTATAACGCTCTTTTTATAACCGCATATTTAACAATATCGTTTTCGCATCTACCAACATATGTAACACACGCAAAACATAAACCGTTTCTCGCTTCAGATCTATAAAAAAGAAAATCTTATAATTTTTATAGTAACACTTTCGAATTCCTTTTTCTGCCAACTCTTCGTCTTCATCCACCTCATGCTGCATTGGCATAAATTCAAGATCTTCAATTGCTTTTCTCAATCCCTGTGCTAATTTGACTGCTGTCTATGGTGCTTTCTTCTCATACGCTATATAATCTGTATTTTGAATAATATCCTGCTCCGCCAATGGCAAAATCATTACCTTATACATCCGAAATGTGATACCTGCTTTCTAATTCTGAAAAAAATTCTTTGTAATCTCGTCCTTTTCCATCCTGCATGTCCTGATAACTATCCAACACCATATCACGGACATCCTCCTGATTTTTTTTCATATTCCTTATATATTCCGACTGATTTACTGTTGCATAAGCTCCCATAATAATCACTCCTTCAAAATATTCCGTACTATATTTACAAATCAATTTTGTATCTAATATAAACATATTCTTATAAATCATGCACGAAAAAGAAATACTTTATTCTGATAAATTAATGCTCATCTTTTTCCTAAATTGAGCATACCGCAAAAAACTTGTTTGTTCAAGCTAAACAAACAAGTTTTTATAATGCAGCAAACTATTCTTCACCCCTACTTCTTCAGAAAATGCTCCCGGTTCGGGAATTCCTGTCGAAAGGCTTCCAGTGCTGCCTGTTGGAATACCGCAAACTCCTTATCCATATGAAGCATGTGCGGTGTGGCAAATGCGATCGTGCTGATCTGGTCTGCGATCTTCTTCGCTACACTTTCATCGGATAACTGTCCCATACCAAATACAACAGAAGTAAATCCACGACCGTTCTTGCTGACCCCGATCAGCTTCAGGAAAGCATTTTTTATCTCATAGAATACCATCTCCTGCTTCTCGATATCCAGATTGTCATAGCTTCCGAGGAATAAACCGGTCAGAACTTCCGCAGCCTGCTTTCTTTTCTGTGCACCAAGGCTCATGCCACCACCTTCTGCGATATATTTCATCTGCATCAGATAGCCCACAAATGCATCATTCTTTGGTTTTCGTTTACCATACCGGGCAATCCAGAGTTTCTCTCGGAATTCATCCAATTCGTCCTTCGGATCTCCTGTATGTTCCTTTAGAAATGCCTGTCGTTTCTCAGCATCAATTTCATTATAAAAAGATTCAATCCATATATCCTGCATTTGTGCTAACCTCCTGCTACATAGCTATTTTTGCAAAAACTCATCCACATTATTGACATCGACCTTACGGTACTGTGCCATATAATACCGTTCATCCTCAAGTCCTAATACGCTCACATCATTTCCACGGAACAAGGCTACTGCAATCAGTGCAATCTTTCTCGCCTGTGCTTCTCTGTCATTATAGACAGTTCCTTGCATCGTGCCCAGCCGAACAGCTTCCACCGCATCATCTAATCCATCGATACCGAAGATGACCGGATAATTACTCTGCATATATCCGGCATTCTTATAAGCCTCGACTGCACCGAGTGCCATCTCATCATTATTGGAAATAACCATCTCTATCTGATCCCCATATTGACTGATCAACCGGCTCATTCGGTTCTCTGCCTGCGCGCGGTTCCAGTCTGCAAACTGATAGGTCAGTTTCTCAAGCTTCACACCATTTTCAAGAATGGTCTTTACCGAACAGTCTGTCCGGCTGATCGCATCCTGATGTCCGGCTTCACCTTCTAAGAGTACATACTGGATCTTACCATCCTGATTGCGATCCACCTCCGGATGATTCTTTATATATTCCGCAGCAATCTCACCCTGCATCTCGCCGGACTGTGCAGCATCACATCCAATATAATACAGCTTATCCCATTGCAGCAGGTCCTCTCTTACCGGCTCTCTGTTAAAGAAAATCACCGGAATATTATTCTGTCTTGCGAGTCTTATAATATTTGACGGAGCCGTTCGATCGACCAGATTTACACAAAGTACATCGCATCCGGCATCGATCATTTCCTCCACCACTTCATCCTGTTCCTGCTGACTGTTATCTCCGCTCCTGACTGATACGATAACCTTCATATCACTTGCTTCTAATGCTTTCAGATCCTCCTTCAATATATCTGTCATTGCGTTGATAAACGGATCATCCGGCGTATACGTAACAACGCCGACCCGCAGAGTTCTGTCTTTCTGATTTTTCCTGCTGTCGCAGGATACCAGAGACATCATAACTGCCAATATGCATATACAGGCTATTATTTTTCTTGTTTTCTTTCTATTCATACGAATATAAAAACCTTTCTGTCTCTTCCGAAAACAGGTCATCCTTATAGATTACCCGTATCGCTTCTTCATGACTTTTTAATGTATATAATGGTCGTCCAAGTTTCTTTGCGATCTCATTTACACTCTCATAACCGATGCTGTACCCATCCGGTACAACAAGGCATTTAATCTTGTTGTAATCAAGCAGGGCAACGGATTTCATGCTTGTACCTACCCCATATATCCCTGCCCCTTTATAATACCCATTTTCAGCATTTTCACCGAGTGTATCAAGAGCTTCTGTATCCATAGCTGCTATATAATCAACCGCTTCCAGGGAATCAACCGCCTTACAGGTATCTTTGCCGCTATCCTGATTATACGTCCAGACAAGCTCACAGCTATATCCTGCAAGTGCATCGGTAAGTCCCTTTACACGGCTGACACTTGCCTCAGTCTCTGCCCGTCCGACAATCACTCCGACCTTCTTGCCTGCCTGCTTATCTGTATCATTTTTTATGATCTGCCTGCCGAGAGTGTAGCCGATCTGATAGTTATCCGGCTTTATCGTTACAAATCCGGTCGATTCTGTGTCATCTGCCATATATGCATCCTCCGTTATCAGAACAAAGGTCTCTTTCTCCGCCTGCAAAGATGCAAGCATATCTTTTGTATCTGTTCCGGGAGCAGGACAGATGATAAATGCATCCACATCATTTTCAAGCTGTTCATCGATCAGCTCTTTTTCATCATCTGCACTTACGATCTCATCTGTATTACAGATGATCAAATGAATGTTATTTACCTGCGCAGACTGCTTCAGTCCATTAACCAGGCCTTCCCATCTGGTATTACCGGAATCCGGAAGAATAACCGCCACACGTTTCTGCGGATTATCTTCCCGAAAGATCCGGTTGATAAATATACCGGCAATGGCAACCAGGATCAGCTCTGCTATGAGGAAAGTAATTCTATTTCTCTTCATCTGTCGCTCTCCCCTTTCCATAATTTTGTGTTTCAAGCTGTTCCCGATTCTCCTCTGTATATGGAATAGCCGGTATGTGGATCACAATCCTTGTACCCTCGTCCGGCTCACTGTAAACCTCCAGACCATATTCATTTCCAAACATCAACTGAATTCTGGAATGAACATTGATCAGGCCGACACCGGAACCATGTTTTGGTACTTTGTTATTATCTTTTAATATATTCTCTACGATGTCCTCATTCATTCCCATACCATTATCTTCTATGGAAATATAAATATCATCGCCTTTTTTCTCACCACGGATCGTGATCTTGCCTCCGTCATCCTCATCCATATTTCCTACACCATAATAAATGGCATTTTCAAGAATCGGCTGAACGATCAGCTTTACTGTGCAATACTCATTAATCTCTTCATCAATATCAAATTCGATCTGAAAACGCTCCTTGTATCGAACTTTTTGAATATTCATATAACTTCTGCTATGCTGGATCTCATCCGATATTCTGATCACCGTTCTGCCCTTTGACAGACTGATACGGAGCAGTTTTGCAAGCTCTGAGATCATAAACACTGCATCCAGGTTCTTCTTTGCTTCTACCATCCATGTGATGGATTCCAGGGTATTGTAAAGGAAATGCGGATTGATCTGGCTCTGCAGCGCATCCATCTCACTCTTTCTTCGTTCCGTCTGTTCCCGTATGATCTCCTGCATCAAAGCTTCGATCTGTTCGTAGGATTTCTGAACAGAATATCCCAGATGACAGATCTCGGATGATCCACCGATGTAGATATCTGTCGGGCCACCTGCCTCATATGCTTTTACGGATTCATTTAACTTCAGAATCGGCCTGGATATCTTCTTCGAAATAATACGGTTCACCCCTAAAAGCATCATCATAAGAATGATAACCGTCGTAATGATATAATACCGGAACCGGTTGATGCTCGCGATCTGTACACTTTCCGGAACTACACCGACCACCTTCCATCCGGTATAGGCAACGCTGTTTACGATCACATTGCTTGTCCTGCCATTGACCGTAAGTTCATATGTTCCATCCTCATAGGTTGCTGCCTCTCTGTATTCTTCTTTGAAATATCCTCTGTCCATATCGGTTCCGCGCGGATGGTAGATCATCTGACCATCACGGCTGCACAGGTAATAATAGATGCCATTTGACGCATCGTTGATCCGTGCCAATGTATCCTCTATCACCGAATATTTCATATCGACCAAAAGGACACCACTTCCCGGCTGCTCACCATCGTTGATATCAACCGAACGGCTGAGAGATACAACCCAGTAATATCGATATGTGCCATCGACAAACAGATTCTGGATATGCGGTATAGAGAAATGAATATTCTCGATATCTGCCTCTGCATCCTGATACCAGTCCTGCTCTGACGGTTCCACAGCATCCTTCTGTACCGTGACCGGTTCTGCAGTAAGAAGATTCCCTTTATCATCATATAGCGCCATACTCTGGATCTTATCGGCATTGATCTCATATAACAGACTGAACTGCCGGTTAAAATCCCGGCTGGAAATATCATATTCCTGAATAATATTATAATTCACCGCATTCGTGATCTGACGCACATTTAACAGATCTGCATCCAGCTTTTCAACAGTATTTTCCACCATATTTTCCGTATTCGTGACCGCAGTCTGCTTAATCGCCATCTTAAAACGATTATACAACAGCAGACCCATGATAACTGTTGTGATGATCGTCAGGGCAGTAAGCACTGTCATAATGATCGACTGAATATCAAAACCTATAAATCTGCCGTGATAAAACCACCCCCGAAGACGTCCGATAATAGAACTTTCATTTTTCTTCTTTTTATTCTTTCTTATATTCTTCAACACGCTTCCCCTTATTTATCCTTTATTTTTTCAGATGCTCCGTTCTGTATTTGGATGGCGAAACCCCAAAACGCTTCTTAAATACATAACTGAAATAATTTGCATCAAGATAACCGACCCGCTCTGCAATCTGATAACTTTTCTCATTCGTTTCGAGAATCAGTTCTGCCGCATGATCCATCCGGTAATCGGTCAGATATGTTACAAATGCTTTTCCTGTCTCTTTTTTAAATACACTGGAAAAATAAGAATTCGATACTCCAAGTGCCGAGCACACTGTATCCAAGGAGAGATTCGGCTCCATATACCTGTCATGCACCAGATTCTGCGCATCTGTAACCATACGTCTCGATGTACTGTTTCTGGCATTTTTCAGCTCCTCACTGATGGCTTTTGCCGAATCGATCATCCACGCGGTTAATGTGCTTTCATCCATCTCCGGTACACGTTCGTATGGATTTCCGACATTACCGCAAAACTCATTAAAATCTATAAAATTATTAGCACAGAATCGATAAAATGCTCCCACCATCTCCATGATCGCAAGGTTATACTGGTTCACGGTCTGCGCATTATTATGAAGCTTCTCCACTTCCTTCCGCACCGACTGTTCAAGTGTCTCCGGTACTCCCAGATGAATAGCCTTGAACAGATCATGCATCTTTGTATCCTCCGGCTGGATCAGGATCTCCTGCTCCTTCGGTGCGATCTCACCAATATTGATCGCACGGCTCGTTCCATATAACACACGATAAGAAACTGCTTCTCTTGCTCCATCATAAGAAGAATTAACGCTGATCAGATTATCACAGACTCTTCCGATTCCTGCAGTCACAACAGCTCCCATAACACGATATGCCCATTTACAGAATCGGTCACAGGCATCTGTAAATGCAACTACCATTTCTTCCGTTTCCAGTTCTATGATCATAAGTGCATTTCCCAGATATGTGAACATATGATTCTTCCATTCCGGTGCTAAACGATCCTTGATCTCATGCTCGACTGACATGGCAAGCAACAATGGATTCATACCATCCGGAACATGATGCTCCGAGGTATGAAAGATCGCGCAGCAATAATACGGTCCTTTCATATCAATCTGATACGCATTCAAAAACTTCTCGCAATATTCTTCATTTACACGACCCTCGATCAACGAAACAAACAGATTCGTCTGAAGCACCGGAAGGGAATCCTTCAGATAATTCTCAAGCTTTGTTACATTCAGACGCTCTTCTCTCTCCTTATCCAGAGTCTTTTTCAGTCGTTTCATACATTCCGTAAGCTCCAGAGCATTGATTGGCTTCAGCATGTATTCCTCTACTTCCAGATGAACAGCTTCCTTCGCATATTCAAACTCATCAAATCCTGTAAAAATGACGATATGGATATTCTGATATTCTTTATTCAATCTCCTGGCAAGCTCCAGTCCATCCATATATGGCATCTTGATATCGGTTATCACGACATCCGGCTGCTGCTTCTCCACGAGCTCCAGTGCTTTCACACCGTTTGTCGCACTTCCAACAACTTCAAATCCTAATATATCCCAATGAATTCTCTGTTCGATCGCATCGATTACTTCCACCTCGTCATCGACGAGTACCACTTTATAATTATCCATATCTCATTCCTCTTCTATTCTTTCTATCTGTTCCTTATTATAACAAATCTACGTTCAGAATGAACCCCAAAATCCCGTTTTACTATATATATCCAAATAAAATAACAGCGTACTCCTGATATTTTAAAAGCCGCTCCGTTCAGTCTGGAGCTTGCATCTGTCAGCCTGACAGAAAGCACATCAAAGACGAACGGAGCGGCTTTTGATTTATATCATTTTTTTGTGAGCGAGTATTACATTTCCTTACTTCTTCTGTACATACTTGAGACAGTCAAGAGTTACAGCCGCAAGGATGATGATACCTTCGAAAATGAACTGAAGGTTTGTATCAATACCAAGGATTGTCAGTGAGTATGTTAGTGATGTGAAGATAAGTACACCAGTTACAACACCGGAGATCTTACCGATACCACCTGTAAATGATACACCACCAACTACACAGGCTGCAATGGCATCCATATCCCAGCCCTGTCCATAAGCGGCACTACCGGAACCTACCATTCTGTTACATTCAAGCCATGAACCAAATCCGTAAAGGATACCTGCAAGGATGAATGCGCCAAGTGTTACTTTGAATACTGAGATACCTGAAACTGCTGCTGCTTCCGGGTTTCCGCCTACAGCGTACAGATTCTTACCAAATGTTGTCTTATTCCAGATGAACCATACAACAATGATTGCTACGATTGCCCAAAGAATAATCGATGGGAAGCTGCCAAATGTAGGGATGAACATGTTAGGGATTGAAGAATCGATCGCACCGAATGATACACCCTTTGTTGCGTATGTTACTAAACCAAAGATAATCAGCATGTTCGCCATGGTTGAGATGAATGGATGCATCTTGTACTTTGCCATGAAGAAACCTGCGATACTTGCAAATACTGTTGTAAGAATTATACAGGCTACCAGTGCAAGAATTGCTCTAGGAGCGGCCGAAATATTTGAGAAATCAAAGATATGTCCGAATACGCCACCTGTGTTAGGGCCGTTATGCATGATGATAGTTGCTGTAACCATACCCATACCTACCATACGTCCGATGGAAAGGTCAGTACCTGTAAGTAAGATCAGACCGGCAACACCGAGTGCAAGGAACATTCGAGGAGATGCCTGCTGTAAGATATTCAGGATATTGGTAACGGTTAATAACTGTGTATTCTTAACGATTGGTGTGATAATACAAAGTGCAATGAAGATCAGGATGATTACGATATACAGACCGTTCTTATAAAGGAACTGGGATGTATTAAATGTGTATTTGTAATTCTCGATCTTCTGAGCCTGCTTCTGACCAAATGTGTATTTGGACATCCGTAAGAGGTCGATCAGATGGAACTTATGTGCAAATGCATCATGCTTTTTGTCTTTGATCTCCTGTAATCTGGATTCATGAGACATCTGTGCATCAAATAATCTGTTCTTATATACATATTTCTCATCTTTGATCTCGTCTGCAGCGGACAGCTTGGCAAGTGTCTGTTCGTGTTCTGTCTTGATCGTTGCACGAACCTTCTCATAAGCTTCGTTTTCTGCTGCTTTTTCTGCCTCGCAGCTTGCAACTACTTTATCATAATATTTGCTGTTATAATTCTCTGAAAGGTACTTTTCTGCTTCTGCGATCAACTTGGATACCTTATCCTTGTTTGCTGCTTCCACGCTCTTTGCCTTTTCAAGTCCAGTCTTTGCTGCTGCAACTGCTTTTGCTCTCTCATCCTTTGATAAGTTCTTGTCTTCCTTCGCAATTGCGATCTGGTTCTTATAGCTCTGAACCTTGTCAGATCCGTCTACACGGAGTGCATCGATCTGTGACTGTATTTTTCCTACATATTCATCAATCGGCTTCAAAAGCGCTGCTTCTGCATCGGCCGAAAGGATCTTACTTTTATCTGCCATAACCAAAACTCCTCTCTATTACAAATATTTCGCACTAAGTCTTAATAATTCTTCCTGGTTGGTCTCTTTTGTATTTACGATTCCTGCAAGATGACCGTTCGACATAACACCGATACGGTTTGTGATACCAAGGATCTCAGGCATCTCTGAGGATACAACGATGATCGTTTTACCTTGCTTTGCCATATTGATGATCAGTTCATAGATCTCGTACTTGGCACCTACATCGATACCTCTTGTAGGATCATCCATCATAAATACATTAGGAGAACGCTCCAGCCATTTACCGAAGATAACCTTCTGCTGGTTACCACCGGAGAGGTTTGCGATCATATCATCCGGTCCCATACATTTTGTATGCATGACCTTGATCTCCTCTGCGGTTGCACGAACCATATCGTCATGGCTAAGTGCGATTCCGCTCTTATAGTGATTCATATTTGCAATTGTTGTATTAAATGTGATATCTGCTTTCAGGAAAAGTCCG is a window from the Lachnospiraceae bacterium GAM79 genome containing:
- a CDS encoding GTPase (G3E family): MIQIDLITGFLGSGKTTFIRKYAKYLIDQGLNIGILENDFGAVNVDAMLLQDILGDNCTLEMVAGGCDADCHRRRFKTKLIAMGMCGYDRVLVEPSGIFDMDEFFDVLHEDPLDRWYTIGNVITIIDATLEQNLSEASRYLLSSQVAQAGTVLYSHSQEATPKQLASTKDYVKQSFDILHSKSTPKQVVLEKDWKDLTDEDYKAILSSGYQDANYTKLWFDDKQTYDSLYFMNMDFTEDFLKESCQKILHDPACGKVFRIKGFQKLADGSWISINVTHQKTEIKPIPNGQAILIVIGEGLNQEAIEGYWGKSKP
- a CDS encoding DUF1846 domain-containing protein, yielding MKRIGFDNDKYLSMQSAHIRERIEQFGDKLYLEFGGKLFDDYHASRVLPGFAPDSKLQMLLQLADQAEMIISINAADIERNKIRHDLGITYDQDVIRLIDVYKKKGLYVSSVVITRYAGQPSADIFQKKLEAIGIKVYHHYSIEGYPNNIDYIVSDEGYGKNEYVETTRPLVIVTAPGPGSGKMATCLSQLYHENKRGIKAGYAKFETFPIWNIPLKHPVNLAYEAATADLNDVNMIDPFHLEAYGETTVNYNRDIEIYPVLASMFEGIYGYCPYKSPTDMGVNMAGNCIIDDEACREASKQEIIRRYYQSLNRFVKDEATKDEVYKQELIMKQAKITVNDRAVVPVANNLAQENGSAAAALELPDGTIVTGSTSDLLGPASAVLLNAIKVLGNIDKNTHLISRTFIEPIQHLKTGYLGSKNPRLHTDEVLIALSMCAVSDPNAKHALEQLPKLSGCQLHVSSILSAVDMTTFKKLGIELTNEAVYEGAATQENA
- a CDS encoding type II toxin-antitoxin system RelE/ParE family toxin, yielding MRKAIEDLEFMPMQHEVDEDEELAEKGIRKCYYKNYKIFFFIDLKRETVYVLRVLHMLVDAKTILLNMRL
- a CDS encoding galactose ABC transporter substrate-binding protein produces the protein MNRKKTRKIIACICILAVMMSLVSCDSRKNQKDRTLRVGVVTYTPDDPFINAMTDILKEDLKALEASDMKVIVSVRSGDNSQQEQDEVVEEMIDAGCDVLCVNLVDRTAPSNIIRLARQNNIPVIFFNREPVREDLLQWDKLYYIGCDAAQSGEMQGEIAAEYIKNHPEVDRNQDGKIQYVLLEGEAGHQDAISRTDCSVKTILENGVKLEKLTYQFADWNRAQAENRMSRLISQYGDQIEMVISNNDEMALGAVEAYKNAGYMQSNYPVIFGIDGLDDAVEAVRLGTMQGTVYNDREAQARKIALIAVALFRGNDVSVLGLEDERYYMAQYRKVDVNNVDEFLQK
- a CDS encoding substrate-binding domain-containing protein, which translates into the protein MKRNRITFLIAELILVAIAGIFINRIFREDNPQKRVAVILPDSGNTRWEGLVNGLKQSAQVNNIHLIICNTDEIVSADDEKELIDEQLENDVDAFIICPAPGTDTKDMLASLQAEKETFVLITEDAYMADDTESTGFVTIKPDNYQIGYTLGRQIIKNDTDKQAGKKVGVIVGRAETEASVSRVKGLTDALAGYSCELVWTYNQDSGKDTCKAVDSLEAVDYIAAMDTEALDTLGENAENGYYKGAGIYGVGTSMKSVALLDYNKIKCLVVPDGYSIGYESVNEIAKKLGRPLYTLKSHEEAIRVIYKDDLFSEETERFLYSYE
- a CDS encoding sensor histidine kinase, which codes for MLKNIRKNKKKKNESSIIGRLRGWFYHGRFIGFDIQSIIMTVLTALTIITTVIMGLLLYNRFKMAIKQTAVTNTENMVENTVEKLDADLLNVRQITNAVNYNIIQEYDISSRDFNRQFSLLYEINADKIQSMALYDDKGNLLTAEPVTVQKDAVEPSEQDWYQDAEADIENIHFSIPHIQNLFVDGTYRYYWVVSLSRSVDINDGEQPGSGVLLVDMKYSVIEDTLARINDASNGIYYYLCSRDGQMIYHPRGTDMDRGYFKEEYREAATYEDGTYELTVNGRTSNVIVNSVAYTGWKVVGVVPESVQIASINRFRYYIITTVIILMMMLLGVNRIISKKISRPILKLNESVKAYEAGGPTDIYIGGSSEICHLGYSVQKSYEQIEALMQEIIREQTERRKSEMDALQSQINPHFLYNTLESITWMVEAKKNLDAVFMISELAKLLRISLSKGRTVIRISDEIQHSRSYMNIQKVRYKERFQIEFDIDEEINEYCTVKLIVQPILENAIYYGVGNMDEDDGGKITIRGEKKGDDIYISIEDNGMGMNEDIVENILKDNNKVPKHGSGVGLINVHSRIQLMFGNEYGLEVYSEPDEGTRIVIHIPAIPYTEENREQLETQNYGKGRATDEEK
- a CDS encoding response regulator → MDNYKVVLVDDEVEVIDAIEQRIHWDILGFEVVGSATNGVKALELVEKQQPDVVITDIKMPYMDGLELARRLNKEYQNIHIVIFTGFDEFEYAKEAVHLEVEEYMLKPINALELTECMKRLKKTLDKEREERLNVTKLENYLKDSLPVLQTNLFVSLIEGRVNEEYCEKFLNAYQIDMKGPYYCCAIFHTSEHHVPDGMNPLLLAMSVEHEIKDRLAPEWKNHMFTYLGNALMIIELETEEMVVAFTDACDRFCKWAYRVMGAVVTAGIGRVCDNLISVNSSYDGAREAVSYRVLYGTSRAINIGEIAPKEQEILIQPEDTKMHDLFKAIHLGVPETLEQSVRKEVEKLHNNAQTVNQYNLAIMEMVGAFYRFCANNFIDFNEFCGNVGNPYERVPEMDESTLTAWMIDSAKAISEELKNARNSTSRRMVTDAQNLVHDRYMEPNLSLDTVCSALGVSNSYFSSVFKKETGKAFVTYLTDYRMDHAAELILETNEKSYQIAERVGYLDANYFSYVFKKRFGVSPSKYRTEHLKK